In Rutidosis leptorrhynchoides isolate AG116_Rl617_1_P2 chromosome 2, CSIRO_AGI_Rlap_v1, whole genome shotgun sequence, one genomic interval encodes:
- the LOC139888342 gene encoding uncharacterized protein, protein MPPYEMLYGRRCRTPTCWLEAGEKQFAGLEIVQQTAEKVAIARETLKVARDRQKMYADPRQRPQVVNDQTVVLDLPPELSGIHDTFNVCYLRKCKVDDESQILPLQDLKVDMNEKLVEKPVKLLDRKVTKLRKKQIPMVLVEWRHSLGSNLTWEIEDTMKSRYPYLFNNDQISRTKSS, encoded by the exons ATGCcaccatatgaaatgttgtatggtcgaagaTGTCGTACTCCAACATGTTGGTTAGAGGCAGGAGAAAAACAGTTTGCTGGACTAGAAATAGTTCAACAGACCGCTGAAAAAGTAGCGATTGCTCGGGAAACGTTAAAAGTTGCAAGagacaggcagaaaatgtatgctgatccacgtCAAAGACCG CAAGTAGTTAACGATCAAACTGTTGTGTTAGATCTTCCACCAGAGTTATCCGGTATTCATGATACCTTTAATGTATGTTATCTCCGCAAGTGCAAGGTAGATgacgaaagtcagattcttccactACAAGATTTGAAAGTAGATATGAATGAAAAGTTAGTTGAAAAACCCGTTAAGCTATTAGATAGAAAAGTCACAAAGCTtcgaaagaaacagattccaatggtgttggTAGAATGGAGACATAGTTTAGGATCGAATTTAACCTGGGAAATAGAAGATACAATGAAATCTAGATACCCGTACTTGTTCAACaatgaccagatttcgaggacgaaatCTTCTTAA